The following proteins are co-located in the Telopea speciosissima isolate NSW1024214 ecotype Mountain lineage chromosome 9, Tspe_v1, whole genome shotgun sequence genome:
- the LOC122640142 gene encoding reactive Intermediate Deaminase A, chloroplastic-like isoform X1 has product MAWSVARFFSVPAAVVDLRALRTRAPLAIGLGCASLAGSSLWRSSSSSLSQQPFASMSVSTEATVGLKEAVQTEKAPAALGPYSQAIKANNMVFVSGVLGLVPETGKFIADGVEEQTEQVLKNMGEILKASGASYSSVVKTTIMLADLNDFKKVNEIYGKYFPSPAPARSTYQVAALPLNARIEIECIAAL; this is encoded by the exons ATGGCGTGGAGTGTCGCAAGATTTTTCTCTGTGCCGGCTGCGGTGGTCGATCTGCGCGCACTGCGAACTCGTGCTCCCCTCGCAATTGGCTTGGGCTGCGCTTCTCTTGCCGGCTCCAGCTTGTGGCGCTCTTCATCTTCCTCGCTATCCCAACAGCCCTTTGCTTCAATGAGCGTATCTACTGAAGCCA CTGTAGGTTTAAAGGAGGCAGTTCAAACTGAAAAGGCACCTGCAGCGTTGGGACCATATTCTCAGGCCATCAAAGCAAATAATATGGTCTTCGTGTCTGGTGTTCTGGGTCTTGTTCCAGAG ACTGGGAAATTCATCGCTGATGGTGTGGAGGAGCAAACAGAGCAG GTTCTCAAGAATATGGGGGAAATACTGAAAGCTAGTGGTGCTAGTTATTCTTCAGTTGTTAAGACAACGATTAT GTTGGCAGACTTGAATGATTTCAAGAAAGTGAATGAGATCTATGGTAAAT ATTTCCCATCACCTGCTCCTGCTCGTTCAACATACCAGGTTGCAGCATTGCCTCTGAATGCAAGGATTGAAATTGAATGCATTGCTGCTCTCTAG
- the LOC122640142 gene encoding reactive Intermediate Deaminase A, chloroplastic-like isoform X2 — protein sequence MAWSVARFFSVPAAVVDLRALRTRAPLAIGLGCASLAGSSLWRSSSSSLSQQPFASMSVSTEASLKEAVQTEKAPAALGPYSQAIKANNMVFVSGVLGLVPETGKFIADGVEEQTEQVLKNMGEILKASGASYSSVVKTTIMLADLNDFKKVNEIYGKYFPSPAPARSTYQVAALPLNARIEIECIAAL from the exons ATGGCGTGGAGTGTCGCAAGATTTTTCTCTGTGCCGGCTGCGGTGGTCGATCTGCGCGCACTGCGAACTCGTGCTCCCCTCGCAATTGGCTTGGGCTGCGCTTCTCTTGCCGGCTCCAGCTTGTGGCGCTCTTCATCTTCCTCGCTATCCCAACAGCCCTTTGCTTCAATGAGCGTATCTACTGAAGCCA GTTTAAAGGAGGCAGTTCAAACTGAAAAGGCACCTGCAGCGTTGGGACCATATTCTCAGGCCATCAAAGCAAATAATATGGTCTTCGTGTCTGGTGTTCTGGGTCTTGTTCCAGAG ACTGGGAAATTCATCGCTGATGGTGTGGAGGAGCAAACAGAGCAG GTTCTCAAGAATATGGGGGAAATACTGAAAGCTAGTGGTGCTAGTTATTCTTCAGTTGTTAAGACAACGATTAT GTTGGCAGACTTGAATGATTTCAAGAAAGTGAATGAGATCTATGGTAAAT ATTTCCCATCACCTGCTCCTGCTCGTTCAACATACCAGGTTGCAGCATTGCCTCTGAATGCAAGGATTGAAATTGAATGCATTGCTGCTCTCTAG